One segment of Solanum lycopersicum chromosome 1, SLM_r2.1 DNA contains the following:
- the LOC138341639 gene encoding uncharacterized protein encodes MKTETLSGALYYFTFTDDCSRKLGVYVMKTKDQLPFDGYCKHQGIRQQKTPTKTPQLNGMAERMMNMTLMRKVRCFLSEAKLLNSFWCEALLTIAHVNDLTHVVALQSDVPNSVCYERKIYLFHKKYIECVLERFNMKNVKPVSTPLACHMKLRKKMCPTARGGKENMAKVPYSSGVGSLMYAIVCTRPNIAHAVGAISKFLENPGKEHWETVN; translated from the exons ATGAAGACAGAGACATTGAGTGGTGCACTCTACTATTTCACTTTCACTGATGATTGCTCGAGAAAACTTGGGGTCTATGTCATGAAGACTAAAGACCAATT ACCATTTGACGGATACTGCAAGCATCAAGGTATTAGACAGCAGAAGACTCCTACCAAGACTCCTCAGCTTAATGGTATGGCAGAGAGGATGATGAACATGACTTTGATGAGAAAGGTTAGATGTTTTCTTTCTGAAGCAAAGTTGTTGAACTCATTTTGGTGTGAGGCTTTATTGACCATTGCACATGTTAATGATCTAACTCATGTTGTTGCTTTGCAAAGTGATGTACCAAATAGTGTTTGCTACGAaaggaagatttatttgttCCATAAGAAATACATTGAATGTGTACTGGAgcgcttcaatatgaagaatgttAAGCCTGTTAGTACACCTCTTGCTTGTCATATGAAGTTGCGCAAGAAAATGTGTCCAACAGCTAGGGGGGGGAAAGAGAACATGGCCAAAGTTCCATATTCCTCCGGCGTTGgaagtctaatgtatgcaatAGTGTGCACTAGACCTAATATTGCTCACGCAGTTGGCGCTATCAGCAAATTTCTCGAAAATCCGggaaaagagcattgggaaaCTGTGAATTAG
- the LOC138341640 gene encoding uncharacterized protein, with protein MACKTAKEAWNRLKEEYQGSDRTRQIQVLNLKREFESLNMQKDETISKYADRISLIINNIRHLGDEFTNKQIVEKVLVTLPERFESKISSLEESKDLSKLSLGELMSALQAQEHRRAMKREKFIEGAFSIQKQKGKQKFHQKNKGKHDGGNYSGDVKRKFSSCKH; from the coding sequence ATGGCTTGTAAAACTGCAAAAGAGGCTTGGAATAGGTTGAAAGAAGAATATCAAGGCAGTGATAGAACACGTCAAATACAAGTGTTGAACCTTAAACGAGAGTTTGAGTCCTTGAATATGCAGAAGGATGAAACTATCAGTAAGTATGCTGATAGAATCtccttaattattaataatattagacATCTTGGTGACGAATTTACAAATAAACAAATTGTGGAGAAAGTTCTTGTGACTCTTCCTGAGAGATTTGAATCTAAGATTTCCTCTCTTGAAGAATCCAAGGACCTGAGCAAACTTTCATTAGGTGAACTAATGAGTGCTCTTCAAGCACAAGAGCATAGGAGGGCTATGAAACGGGAAAAGTTCATTGAAGGAGCTTTCTCTATACAAAAGCAAAAAGGAAAGCAAAAATTCCACCAAAAGAATAAGGGCAAGCATGATGGAGGAAACTATAGTGGAGATGTGAAGCGGAAGTTCTCTTCTTGCAAACattga